In Stomoxys calcitrans chromosome 2, idStoCalc2.1, whole genome shotgun sequence, the following proteins share a genomic window:
- the LOC106085845 gene encoding uncharacterized protein CG43427 isoform X3, with amino-acid sequence MARQVAPHWSITSPDPTAYVAKARVTRPTPPPPPYNPMQFVQIKPCNLYQTAQEQLKKAEEVKKIKEIRKEEPEDWQNNLDNWKSSRRKRVEHIIDRVVEVKKLELEEHDRTRRKSKTFSEMIEDRVDRVGRPALKKLASLAVYTEDESNDLSDLGIGTSSASGKSSLSEDYDNNSVMSDNAAELDKAISNSNHKAPTDSTTREYISSPGYETSSSTAPASTPDPCEYTYEGAIQDYKQRVSRAAAASGPTSQVLSKLTITTQQQQLQQHNSKESTPERTGKESNSNSSTSSYPPRRGSKIEDRLIGFEVQSPSEECLVLGEKAKVDVPKIDISKRKEIFESQAANETKTQTSTETRITTTSSVSVPRVTLRDRFKPQEEQTADLHELPAAKKDVRRLSGDITSIKERLQSLEQQKQLVNGANGGASKPTANKLVDIPVPPLKERLSSLQNAVTKEEVIRKAPVALVDARQLEIMKIEEEKAKLTIKEEVKKQSATNSSTTTTVIQNEFSEVDRDDSGIHTADDIDVHEERLNTEHIKKEQEFKLNAAIEALAMEEKQFAEAANAVNQIEAEFEELTLGSSVALPPLASSNGPASTASSTSITNDHMEYSVSSTNQQKPNIPCLDPHNPPSQSNGPVNSSNTCSSSSCNNSAVKDSEVPSKISNLRRKPTNEMVHAKNLLRIFKDTFQNDIELDEDDAGQEQETKGIPRQQVVIAQGKILNLNAKNEENQQLNGGQEKVVHLNSLELANEDKGSVVATSKTPLSPLLARNNTNSPQLVSTTMIPRCVTPSGKPPMSPLTIRSTTKFREETPPGSPLANRKHDSQFSINGRVEIFNSKQMSQEIAHPKPTSPIITTKITYLPQITTSSKPSGIAATTTPKSSAAVTSNIGLPSGEHKQTAGESAHHQAVTEATTTTLTTTVIEPPLSTEQVMLAKVAATKSMFEAKSMPSRQMGNEPHVTKVPAIDKAQPSKAKPTQSHVVATVAPAAGGAGGAFKQQQPQPAAQQQHQQPEVVVCAPPITIVNPDELPKPNTVKNLSSCFQQADASASGAGGKLISPKPLAARSRIPQATPPQSPITVKRNIAEKSTATTTVATNGSLHPLDENKKLSLISSSSSSTASTVIEVNKTLSVMSNSSTQSSESRESAILPPTIVQTNAQIHNEPQKEEEKLPESKTTLANEKDLKQVASKETTVKALDKPTPPARQQVEQQKKSFDNQTILVGQPAKASQEELVRADKPETPKSNDSAAVPKTPEDIDMIALMQDFLKTEKQFSETCETNPLAKLNPPFASKLEPLKMIDDIEDPEEEAYAPTSPQAANKIPITCNSNQSSDQVDASVQYAKVSPGMIIPQTKKPPLTIDVSQSQEKNSSKTPQTPISPISPTSPASQLFRTTKPLVVSTLYEKYLHDDKKSPTDLQAPSNMRSNISSGKPQEKSTPPPAIVTPADMPHLVECSANESSLYKLASSAPHSPISSPSSPRGNQDNSEDLDSALCSSILTSMAATPDFVNFNRQHTVEEEVCQKIDVNELPEDKQIPITAYKEISKSDIKQAQGASKVICKMQDAAATPSAVEEELCQKVDVHSLPDDKHQYKTAFKAVSPSEIKKCDNMFSTFSSPPHSPITEARAAHSKALIETCEKIIAEEREVNNQLKSTLPSLSPKTTPVLQKKSKIPKPLPNCCLTTESMNEADLKDKPTAVSRQSQPSSPKDDAVIARMHVVETQIKVTTTTPPTSPKITTAPKPQASPNLGKKTKNIFDFIKKNFGVGQHKPEEEQIEATKPVVEATASPTTEAKALVLSEKDLQTYNQVKFDEIHNVDNSKFYLPADDVAPPPLPKTPAPVNIEITRKIITDEILEDGKTEMELTSEIDALLDVELSKLNHEIEELDKAADATK; translated from the coding sequence AGTGACAACGCCGCCGAACTGGACAAAGCCATATCGAATAGCAATCATAAAGCCCCCACAGATAGCACAACACGAGAATACATTTCATCACCTGGCTACGAGACCTCTTCCAGCACAGCACCGGCTAGCACACCGGATCCATGTGAATACACCTACGAGGGTGCCATACAAGATTACAAACAGCGCGTCTCTAGGGCAGCAGCTGCCTCCGGTCCCACCTCACAGGTTTTGAGTAAGCTAACCATAAcaacacaacaacagcagctGCAGCAACACAACTCTAAGGAATCCACACCTGAACGAACTGGCAAGGAAAGCAACAGCAATAGCTCCACATCATCATATCCTCCCCGACGAGGTAGTAAAATTGAGGACCGCCTCATAGGTTTTGAGGTACAATCGCCCAGCGAAGAGTGTTTGGTATTGGGTGAAAAGGCTAAAGTTGATGTACCAAAAATTGATATATCCAAGCGCAAGGAAATCTTTGAGTCGCAGGCAGCTAATGAAACCAAAACCCAAACATCTACTGAGACGAGAATAACCACCACAAGCAGTGTCTCTGTGCCCAGGGTAACACTGAGAGATCGTTTCAAGCCGCAGGAAGAACAAACGGCAGATCTCCACGAATTGCCAGCAGCCAAAAAGGACGTTAGACGCTTGTCCGGTGACATAACGAGCATTAAGGAGCGCCTGCAAAGCTTGGAGCAGCAAAAGCAATTAGTCAACGGTGCAAATGGTGGTGCCAGCAAACCTACTGCCAATAAATTAGTCGATATACCAGTGCCACCGCTAAAAGAGCGATTATCTAGTTTACAAAACGCCGTAACCAAAGAGGAAGTTATACGCAAGGCCCCTGTAGCTCTGGTCGATGCTCGTCAGCTGGAGATTATGAAAATCGAAGAGGAGAAAGCCAAATTGACCATCAAGGAAGAGGTAAAGAAGCAGAGTGCTACAAACTCTAGCACCACCACGACAGTTATACAAAACGAATTCAGTGAAGTAGATCGCGACGACAGTGGTATTCATACCGCCGATGACATAGACGTCCACGAGGAACGTCTGAATACCGAGCATATCAAAAAGGAACAGGAATTCAAGCTAAACGCCGCCATTGAAGCCTTGGCCATGGAAGAGAAACAATTTGCCGAGGCCGCCAATGCGGTCAATCAAATCGAGGCCGAATTCGAAGAGCTCACCTTGGGCTCTTCGGTGGCCCTGCCACCGCTGGCCTCTAGCAACGGGCCTGCCTCTACGGCATCCTCCACCAGCATTACTAATGATCATATGGAATATAGTGTAAGTTCTACTAAccaacaaaaaccaaatatCCCTTGCTTAGACCCCCACAATCCCCCTAGCCAGAGTAATGGTCCTGTTAACAGTAGTAACacttgtagtagtagtagttgtaaTAATTCTGCGGTGAAGGATAGTGAGGTGCCTTCTAAGATTTCCAATCTTAGGCGCAAGCCCACCAATGAGATGGTGCATGCCAAAAATCTTTTGAGAATTTTCAAGGATACCTTTCAGAATGACATAGAATTGGATGAAGATGATGCTGGACAAGAACAAGAAACCAAGGGAATACCCAGGCAACAAGTTGTGATTGCACAGGGCAagattttgaatttaaatgcGAAAAACGAGGAAAATCAACAGTTAAATGGGGGACAAGAGAAGGTGGTGCATTTAAATTCCCTAGAATTGGCCAATGAGGATAAAGGCTCAGTTGTGGCTACCTCTAAGACTCCCCTTAGTCCCTTGTTGGCTAGAAATAATACCAATTCGCCCCAACTTGTTTCCACTACCATGATTCCCCGTTGTGTTACACCCTCGGGCAAACCTCCCATGTCTCCCCTTACCATAAGATCCaccaccaagtttcgagaggaAACTCCTCCGGGCAGTCCCTTGGCTAATCGCAAACATGATTCCCAGTTCAGCATAAATGGAAgggtggaaattttcaattccaAGCAAATGAGCCAGGAGATCGCCCATCCCAAACCCACCTCTCCCATTATAACCACAAAGATAACATATTTGCCCCAGATTACCACCAGCAGTAAGCCCAGCGGTATTGCtgccacaacaacaccaaagagTTCAGCTGCTGTGACCAGCAATATCGGGTTACCGTCAGGCGAACACAAACAAACAGCTGGAGAATCTGCACACCACCAAGCAGTGACTGAAGCTACAACTACGACTTTGACTACGACAGTTATTGAGCCGCCTTTGTCCACCGAACAAGTAATGCTGGCAAAAGTTGCCGCCACAAAATCAATGTTTGAAGCGAAATCAATGCCATCACGGCAAATGGGTAATGAACCTCATGTTACCAAAGTACCAGCAATAGATAAAGCCCAGCCAAGCAAAGCAAAGCCAACTCAGAGCCATGTTGTTGCTACTGTTGCTCCTGCCGCTGGTGGTGCCGGTGGTGCATTCAAGCAGCAACAACCGCAACCAGCAGCacagcaacaacatcagcaacCTGAGGTTGTTGTTTGCGCTCCACCCATAACGATTGTCAATCCAGATGAGTTACCGAAACCCAATACAGTTAAAAACCTTTCTAGTTGCTTTCAGCAAGCCGATGCCTCAGCTTCTGGCGCTGGTGGTAAATTGATATCGCCCAAGCCATTGGCGGCTCGTTCACGCATACCTCAAGCCACGCCACCGCAATCCCCAATTACAGTTAAGCGTAACATCGCAGAGAAATCAACGGCAACGACAACGGTGGCAACAAATGGTTCATTGCATCCGTTAGATGAAAACAAGAAACTATCGTTGATCTCTTCCTCATCATCTTCGACGGCTTCCACAGTAATTGAGGTCAATAAAACCTTGTCGGTGATGTCAAATTCCTCAACGCAATCGAGCGAGTCGAGGGAATCGGCCATATTGCCACCCACAATAGTGCAGACCAATGCCCAAATACACAATGAGCCCCAGAAGGAGGAGGAGAAATTGCCAGAATCGAAGACCACACTGGCAAATGAGAAGGACCTTAAGCAGGTAGCCTCAAAGGAAACAACAGTCAAGGCCCTAGATAAGCCCACACCTCCTGCCAGGCAGCAAGTAGAACAGCAGAAGAAATCTTTTGACAATCAAACCATACTGGTAGGCCAGCCAGCCAAGGCCAGCCAAGAGGAGTTAGTAAGGGCTGACAAACCTGAAACTCCCAAATCCAATGACTCTGCTGCGGTACCAAAAACCCCCGAAGATATTGATATGATAGCCTTAATGCAGGATTTCCTTAAAACTGAGAAACAATTCTCCGAAACCTGTGAAACGAATCCCTTGGCAAAACTCAACCCTCCTTTCGCCTCAAAACTGGAGCCTTTGAAGATGATTGATGATATAGAGGATCCCGAGGAAGAGGCATACGCTCCCACTTCTCCACAAGCCGCAAATAAAATTCCCATAACTTGCAACTCAAATCAATCCTCGGATCAAGTTGATGCCAGTGTGCAATATGCAAAGGTCTCACCTGGCATGATTATACCACAAACGAAAAAACCTCCTTTGACCATTGATGTTAGCCaaagtcaagagaaaaattcttcaaaaaccCCACAAACTCCCATCTCTCCCATTTCACCCACCTCGCCAGCCTCACAGCTTTTTAGGACCACCAAACCTTTGGTGGTGTCCACACTTTATGAGAAATATTTGCATGATGATAAAAAGTCTCCCACAGATCTCCAAGCTCCCAGCAATATGAGATCTAATATTTCTAGTGGCAAACCCCAGGAGAAATCAACACCCCCTCCTGCCATTGTCACACCAGCAGATATGCCTCATTTGGTTGAATGTTCTGCCAATGAGTCCTCACTTTATAAGTTGGCCTCTTCGGCACCCCATTCTCCCATCAGCTCCCCCTCCTCCCCTCGTGGCAACCAAGACAATTCGGAGGATCTTGATTCGGCCCTATGTTCCAGTATTTTAACCTCCATGGCTGCCACTCCCGACTTTGTGAACTTCAATCGTCAACACACTGTGGAGGAGGAAGTCTGTCAGAAAATTGATGTCAACGAGTTGCCGGAGGACAAGCAAATACCCATTACCGCCTATAAGGAAATCTCCAAATCAGATATCAAACAGGCCCAGGGTGCCTCCAAAGTTATTTGCAAAATGCAAGATGCTGCAGCCACACCTAGTGCAGTTGAAGAGGAATTGTGTCAGAAGGTGGATGTGCATAGTTTGCCCGATGACAAACATCAATACAAGACTGCCTTTAAGGCGGTCTCTCCCTCGGAGATAAAAAAATGTGATAATATGTTCAGCACCTTTAGCAGTCCACCCCATTCTCCCATAACCGAAGCACGGGCAGCTCACTCCAAGGCCCTAATAGAGACCTGTGAAAAAATCATAGCCGAAGAAAGGGAAGTTAATAATCAATTGAAATCCACCTTACCCTCCCTGTCGCCCAAGACCACTCCTGTCTTGCAGAAAAAGTCGAAAATTCCCAAACCCCTACCCAATTGTTGTCTCACCACCGAATCCATGAATGAGGCTGACCTTAAGGATAAACCCACGGCAGTGAGCCGTCAATCTCAACCTTCTTCCCCCAAAGATGATGCTGTGATAGCCCGCATGCATGTGGTGGAGACCCAAATCAAGGTGACCACTACCACTCCACCCACCTCACCGAAAATTACAACGGCCCCCAAGCCGCAGGCCTCTCCTAATTTGGGCaagaaaactaaaaatattttcgattttataaagaaaaactttggGGTGGGTCAGCACAAACCAGAAGAGGAACAAATCGAGGCCACAAAGCCAGTGGTGGAAGCTACAGCCTCCCCTACAACAGAAGCCAAGGCTTTGGTCTTAAGCGAAAAGGATTTGCAAACCTACAATCAAGTCAAATTCGATGAGATACACAATGTGGATAATTCCAAATTCTATTTGCCAGCAGATGATGTAGCTCCCCCTCCTCTACCCAAGACCCCAGCTCCGGTGAATATTGAAATAACCCGCAAGATAATCACCGATGAAATTCTAGAGGATGGCAAAACCGAAATGGAGTTGACCAGCGAGATTGATGCTTTGCTGGATGTGGAATTGAGTAAATTGAATCATGAAATTGAGGAACTGGATAAGGCGGCGGATGCTACGAAGTAG